The following are encoded in a window of Dama dama isolate Ldn47 chromosome 17, ASM3311817v1, whole genome shotgun sequence genomic DNA:
- the LOC133071855 gene encoding small ribosomal subunit protein eS24-like: MVTDVLHPGDTAVPETESQEKLAKMYKTTPDVILVFGLRTHFAVTRQLIYNSLDYTPKNEPGHRLARCGLYEKKHISRKQPKECRRRTKSGECKANGDTAKSKVETGQQVEQIQQTEGLYLQWLKIFFRRGPIN; the protein is encoded by the coding sequence ATGGTCACTGATGTCCTTCACCCTGGGGACACAGCAGTGCCTGAGACAGAAAGTCAGGAAAAACTAGCTAAAATGTACAAAACCACACCAGATGTCATCTTGGTATTTGGATTAAGAACCCATTTTGCGGTGACAAGACAGCTGATTTACAATTCCTTAGATTACACCCCCAAAAATGAACCCGGACACAGACTTGCAAGATGCGGCCTGTATGAAAAGAAGCATATCTCAAGAAAACAGCCAAAAGAATGCAGGCGCAGAACGAAGTCGGGGGAATGTAAGGCCAATGGTGACACAGCAAAAAGCAAGGTGGAGACTGGACAACAGGTGGAGCAGATTCAGCAGACGGAGGGACTTTATCTGCAGTGGCTGAAGATTTTTTTCAGGAGAGGGCCGATAAACTAA